AGACGTTCGTGCGCGGCCGTGGCGACATGGTCGGCCTCGACTCCTCGATCATCCTCCCCAAGCGCGTGTGGGAGGCATCGGGTCACGTCGCGACCTTCACCGACCCGCTGGTCGAGTGCCTGCAGTGCCACAAGCGCTTCCGTGCCGACAACCTCATCGAGGACTTCGAGGCGCGCAAGGGCCGCAAGGCCGAGAACGGCCTCGCCGACATCCCCTGCCCCAACTGCGGCACCAAGGGCCAGTACACCGAGCCGAAGGCGTTCTCCGGCCTGGTGAAGACGTACCTCGGCGTCGTCGACGACGAGTCGGGCCTCTACTACCTGCGCCCCGAGACGGCGCAGGGCATCTTCGTGAACTTCTCGAACGTGCTCACCGCGAGCCGCAAGAAGCCGCCGTTCGGCATCGGCCAGGTCGGCAAGGCGTTCCGCAACGAGATCACCCCGGGTAACTTCATCTTCCGCACCCGCGAGTTCGAGCAGATGGAGATCGAGTTCTTCACGCCGCCCGCCGAGGCGCCGCAGTGGTTCGAGCACTGGGTGGAGGCGTGCTGGAACTGGTTCATCGATCTCGGCATCGACCCCGAGAACATGCGTCAGTTCGACGTGCCGGAAGACGATCGCGCGCACTACTCCGCCGGCACCATCGACGTCGAGTACAAGTTCGGCTTCGCGGGCAAGGAGTGGGGCGAGCTCATGGGCGTCGCCAACCGCACCGACTACGACCTGTCGAGCCACAGCGAGGCATCCGGCCAGAGCCTGACGTACTTCGACCAGGCCACGGGCGAGCGCTACACCCCCTACGTGATCGAGCCGTCGTTCGGTCTCACCCGCGCCATGATGGCGTTCCTCGTCGACGCGTATCGCGAGGAGGAGGTCCCGAACGCCAAGGGCGGCTCCGACGTGCGCACGGTGCTGAAGCTCGACCCGCGTCTCGCCCCGGTCAAGGCCGCAGTGCTGCCGCTGTCGCGCAACGAGCGGCTCTCGCCCCTCGCCCGCGAGGTCGCCGACACGCTCCGGAGCTCCTGGGCGGTCGACTTCGACGACGCCGGCGCGATCGGCCGGCGCTACCGTCGCCAGGACGAGATCGGCACCCCGTTCTGCGTCACGGTCGACTTCGACTCGCTCGACGACCGTGCTGTCACCGTGCGCGACCGCGACACGATGGCGCAGGAGCGCGTCTCGATCGACGGCCTGCACGCCTACCTCGCGGAGCGTCTCAAGGGCGCCTGAGCGCCCGGCCTCACCGCCGCTATGCTGACGGCATGATCGAGGAGTGGAGCGAGTTCAACGTGGCCATGGCCGGGGCCACCGCCGCTCTGGTCGGCCTCGTGATCGTCGCATCCAGCGTGAACATCGGCGAGATCATCAAGTCGCGCACGCTCACGGCGCGGCTGCTGGCCGGGATCGCGGCGCTCGTGCTCGCCCTCGCGGTGTCGGCGATCAGCCTCGTGCCCGGGATCGACCGCGTCTGGTTCGGAGTGGTGACCGTCTTCGCGTCGCTCCTGGCGGCGATCTTCCAGGTGCACGCGACGCGGCTCATCGCGACCGACCCCGACCCCGCCGACCGGGCGCGACCGCTCAAGTACATCGTGGGCTTCCTCCCGCTCCTCGCCTACCTCGTCGCCGGCGTGCTCGTCCTGATCGGGCATCCGGCGGGCCTCTATCTCGCCGCGGCCGGATGCCTGCTGGCGATCGTGTCCGCGATCGTGGTGTCGTGGGTCGCGCTGGTCGAAGTGCTGCGCTGAGCGGATGCCGGCTCAGGAGGCCGGGGACCCGGCGACCGCCCGCGCATAGCGCTCCGAGAGCACCTGCAGGCGGGGGATGAGCTCCGGGGGCGATTCCACCGTGAAGTCCATCATCAGCATCCCGATGTAGGCGGCGACCGTGTCGAGGCTGTCGGCGCCGGTCACCAGCACGCAGTGGTCCTCGTCGATCGGCTCGACGGCGCCGACCGCCGGATGGATGCGGTCGAGCACCTGCTGCGTCGGCGCATCGATGAGCAGACGCGCGTGCACGTTCCAGCCGCTCTCGGCGATCGTGCGCATCATGAACGCGGTGTAGTCACCACCGGGCAGCGGCTGCGGGTCGAAGCGCCGTCGCGTCGGCATCCGCAGCTCCATCCAGTCGACGCGGTACGTGTGCCATCCGCCGCTCTGCGGGTCTCGTCCGACCAGGTACCACCGGCGATGCCAGGTGAGCAGTCGGTAGGGCTCCACCAGCACGGGCGCTTCCTGGTAATCGAACCGCAGCCACTCCTCGTTGCGGATCGCGCCCGCGATCTCGCGCAGGACGGTCGCGTCGACCACGGGGTCGGGTGCGTCGGTGTCGTTGTTCTCGGGCGCACGGTCGATCGTCGTCTTCAGTGCATCGACCACTGGGCGCAGGTGCGACGGCAGCACCTGCTCGAGCTTGGCGAGGGCCCGCGCGCCGGACTCCTCGACGCCGGCGATGCCCGCCGCGGCGCGCAGCCCCACCGTGACAGCCACGGCCTCCTCGTCGTCGAGCAGAAGAGGGGGAAGCTTGCCGCCGGAGCCGAGGCGGTAGCCGCCGACGGCTCCGCGTGTCGCGTCGACCGGATAGCCGAGTTCCCGCAGACGATCGACGTCGTGGCGGATCGTGCGCGAGGAGACTCCCAGGCGCTCGGCCAGGTCTCGGCCGGAGCGCTCCGGGCCCGTCTGCAGCAGCGAGAGGAGGGCCAGGAGCCGGGCGGTGGGATCGGCCATGAGAATCCCTTCGAGGAAGTTCTTTTATTAGGAACATATCCTACCTAATGAGGAAATATCGTCGAAGACATGAACAACACAACCGCTCCCCTCAGCATCCGCCCGTTCACCGTCTCGGTCTCCGCCGCCGAGATCGCCGATCTGCAGGATCGTCTCGCCCGCACCCGGCTGCCCCAGCCCTCTCCCACCGACGACTGGGATGCCGGCACCCCCAACTCCTACCTCCGTGAGGCCATCGAAGCATGGCGCTCGTTCGACTGGGCCGCCGCCCAGGAGCGGATCAACGCCGTCCCGCACTTCACCACCGAGATCGACGGACAGACGATCCACTTCATCCACGTCCGCTCCGCTCACGAGGGTGCGACGCCGCTCCTGCTCGCCCACACGTACCCCGGCTCGGCCGTCGACTATCTCGACGTGATCGACCGGCTCGTCGACCCGGTGGCGCACGGCGGCCGCGCCGAGGACGCCTTCGACGTCGTGATCCCGGATGCTCCCGGCTACGGCTTCTCGCAGCCGCTGGCCTCCGCCGGCTGGACCACGGCGAAGGTCGCCGCGGCCTACGACCAGCTGATGCGCGGCCTCGGCTACGACAGCTACGGCATCCACGGCTCCGACAACGGCGCGATGGTCGCGCGTGAGCTCGGGCTGCTCAACCCCGAGGGATTCCTCGGCCTGCACGTGCTGCAGCTGTTCTCGTTCCCGTCGGGCGACCCGTCCGAGTTCGAGCGGCTGGAGCCGCAGGACTACGCCGGCCTGGAGCACATGCAGTGGTTCCAGTCCGTCGGCGGGTACAACACGATGAACTCCTCGCGGCCTCAGACCGTCTCGGTGGGCATCAGCGACTCCCCGATCGGGCTGCTCTCCTACAGCGAGCTGTTCAACTCGTTCGGCAACGGCACCTCGCTCGTGACGCTCGAGCAGATCCTGCTCGAGGTCAGTGTGAACTGGTTCGCCAACGCGGCCTCCGGCATGAGCCGCAGCTATCTGGAGAACGCCCGCGCCGACGGCGGGGAGGACGCGGCGCCGCAGATCAACGCCGCGCCGACCGGGGTCGCGGTGTTCAAGGACGACTTCCAGACGATCCGGGTCTTCGCCGAGCGCGACAACTCGAACATCGTGCACTGGAGCCGCTTCGACGAGGGCGGCCACTTCGCGGCCCTCGAGCGTCCGGATCTCGTCGCCGGCGACATCCGCGCGTTCTTCGCCGGGCTGCGCTGAGCGCGACCGCCCCGAGACCCCGCCCCGCTGATCTCAGCCGGGCGGGGTCTCGTCGTGCAGGTCGAGCCACATGATGCGCAGGCCCACATCGCCTTCGATCGGATGCCGGAATGCACCGGGTGCGATGCCGATCGTGCGGAAGCCGAGATCCTCGTACAGGTGGACGGCGGACGCGTTCGTCTCGACCACCGCGTTGAACTGCACTGCCGCGAAGCCCTCGCGCCGCGCCCAGCCGATCATGTCCTCCACGAGGGTCCGTCCCACGCGACGCCCCCTCGCGGCGACGTCCACCATGAAGCTCGCGGATGCCACATGCGACCCCGGCCCCGGACGATTGGGGTACATGTTCGCCGTGCCGAGCACCCGCTCGCCGGACACCGCGACGACGGTCCGCGCCGGAGCGCCCAGCATCCACATGCGGTGTGCGTCGGCCTCGCCCATGCCGGGGTCGTAGGCGAAGGTCGTCTGCTCGCGGATGACCTCGCGGACGATCGTCCAGATCTGCGGCCAGTCGTCACCGGTGGCTTCGCGCACCGTGACGGCGCTCAGCTCGTGACCTCGATCCGCACCTCGTCGGTGCCGCCGGATTCCGCCCACGCGAGCGAGCGTTCGAGGATGCCGCGGAGCACGTCGAGGTCGATCTGCTCGAGGTCCTTGATGTAGACGCAGCTGACACCGGTCGTGTGCGGCCCGAGCTGCGCGAGCGCCTCGGCGTGGGCGTCTGTGCCGTCGAGCAGGTAGATCGTCGTGGATGTCTTGCGCGGAGCGAAGCCGAGGAGTCCGGTGTCGCCCTGTGTGCCGGTCGGGTAGCGGTAGTGGCACGAGCCGAAGCCGATGATCGTGCCCCAGGTCGCCGGCTCGCGGCCCGAGATCTCCTGCATGAGCGCGGTCAGCGTCTCGGCATCGCGCCGGCGGATCGCGGGGGTCGCGCGGGCGATGAGCCCGGCGACGTCGTTCCCGGTCGGCTCCATGTCAGGCCTTCGCTTCCTTCGCCGCGAGTTTCATCGCCTTCTTGTGCTCGCGCACCTTCGTCAGCGACTCGGGCGAGACGATGTCGGCGACGCTGCGGTACGAGCCCTCCTCGCCGTAGACGCCGGCGGCCTCGCGCCAGCCCGCGCCGGTGAAGCCGTACTGCTTGCCGAGCAGCGCCAGGAAGATCTTCGCCTTCTGCTCGCCGAAGCCGGGGAGGGACTTGAGGCGCTTGAGGACCTCGGCGCCAGACGGCTGGGTCCCTGAGCCCGTCGAAGGGCGCGTCCAGAGTGCGCTGGCATCCCCGCCCCAGTCGTCGACGAGCGTCTGGCACAGCGTCTGCACGCGCGTCGCCATCGATCCGGGGAAACGATGCACGGCGGGAGTCTGCTGGAAGGCCTCGAGGAACTCGTCCGGTGCCATGCCGGCGATGGCGGCGGCATCCGTCGCTCCGGTGCGCTGCTCGATCTTGAGCGGACCGGCGAACGCGGTCTCCATCGGGACCTGCTGGTCCAGCAGCATCCCGACAAGCAGAGCCAGCGGGTTATCGGTCAGCAGCTCGTCGGCGGCGGTGTCTCCGGTGATGTGAAGGGCCATGCCTCCAGTCTCCCACCGAGTCCGGCGTCACGCGATCGAGGACTCGGGCCCCTGCTCGGCGGCCGGCTCGACGGGGTCGATGCCGTAGAGCGCGCCGAGCGCCGCGGCGAAGTCGTCCGCGCGCCCGGCGGCGGCCAACTCGTGCGCGCGCGTGGTCGGCGTGTGCAGGAGGACGCCGGTGAGGTGGCGGAGCGCCTGCTCCACACGGCCGTCCTCGTCGCCGCGGGCGCGAGCGCGGGCGATCTCGGACTCGAGGAGAGAGAACATGTGCGTGCGCAGGGCGACGACCGACGGGGTGACGCTCTGCCGGGCGCCGACGACGTGGAACGTGTCGGCGGCCTCGCGCACCACGCTGCGCGCGGCATCCGTCGCCTGCAGCTCTTCGAGCGGGGCGTGCAGACGGATGGTCTCGAGGTCGAGCAGTGCCACGCCGTCGAGAGTGCCGACGGCAGGGTCGACGTTGCGCGGCATGCCGAGGTCGACGACGAGCTGGGTGTGCGGGCCCACGGGGCATCCCGTGGCGGCGACGCCGACCGGGTGCTGCAGATGCTCCGGGCCGAGCACGGGCTCTGTCGCGGTCGTGCAGGTGATCAACAGGCTCGAGTGCGCGGCGGTGCGGGCGTACTCGGCGGCGGAGATAGGGCGGATGCCGTGCTTCGCGGCGAACACCTCGGCGCGGCCGGAAGGCGAGTACACCGAGATGTCGACGGCGCCGCGTTCGCGCAGCGTGGCGAGGGTGACGGCGGCGTAGGC
This genomic interval from Microbacterium sp. LWH11-1.2 contains the following:
- a CDS encoding glycine--tRNA ligase, translated to MAEQSRLDKVIALARHRGFVFQAGEIYGGSRSAWDYGPLGTELKENIRRQWWQTFVRGRGDMVGLDSSIILPKRVWEASGHVATFTDPLVECLQCHKRFRADNLIEDFEARKGRKAENGLADIPCPNCGTKGQYTEPKAFSGLVKTYLGVVDDESGLYYLRPETAQGIFVNFSNVLTASRKKPPFGIGQVGKAFRNEITPGNFIFRTREFEQMEIEFFTPPAEAPQWFEHWVEACWNWFIDLGIDPENMRQFDVPEDDRAHYSAGTIDVEYKFGFAGKEWGELMGVANRTDYDLSSHSEASGQSLTYFDQATGERYTPYVIEPSFGLTRAMMAFLVDAYREEEVPNAKGGSDVRTVLKLDPRLAPVKAAVLPLSRNERLSPLAREVADTLRSSWAVDFDDAGAIGRRYRRQDEIGTPFCVTVDFDSLDDRAVTVRDRDTMAQERVSIDGLHAYLAERLKGA
- a CDS encoding WYL domain-containing protein is translated as MADPTARLLALLSLLQTGPERSGRDLAERLGVSSRTIRHDVDRLRELGYPVDATRGAVGGYRLGSGGKLPPLLLDDEEAVAVTVGLRAAAGIAGVEESGARALAKLEQVLPSHLRPVVDALKTTIDRAPENNDTDAPDPVVDATVLREIAGAIRNEEWLRFDYQEAPVLVEPYRLLTWHRRWYLVGRDPQSGGWHTYRVDWMELRMPTRRRFDPQPLPGGDYTAFMMRTIAESGWNVHARLLIDAPTQQVLDRIHPAVGAVEPIDEDHCVLVTGADSLDTVAAYIGMLMMDFTVESPPELIPRLQVLSERYARAVAGSPAS
- a CDS encoding epoxide hydrolase family protein gives rise to the protein MNNTTAPLSIRPFTVSVSAAEIADLQDRLARTRLPQPSPTDDWDAGTPNSYLREAIEAWRSFDWAAAQERINAVPHFTTEIDGQTIHFIHVRSAHEGATPLLLAHTYPGSAVDYLDVIDRLVDPVAHGGRAEDAFDVVIPDAPGYGFSQPLASAGWTTAKVAAAYDQLMRGLGYDSYGIHGSDNGAMVARELGLLNPEGFLGLHVLQLFSFPSGDPSEFERLEPQDYAGLEHMQWFQSVGGYNTMNSSRPQTVSVGISDSPIGLLSYSELFNSFGNGTSLVTLEQILLEVSVNWFANAASGMSRSYLENARADGGEDAAPQINAAPTGVAVFKDDFQTIRVFAERDNSNIVHWSRFDEGGHFAALERPDLVAGDIRAFFAGLR
- a CDS encoding GNAT family N-acetyltransferase, coding for MREATGDDWPQIWTIVREVIREQTTFAYDPGMGEADAHRMWMLGAPARTVVAVSGERVLGTANMYPNRPGPGSHVASASFMVDVAARGRRVGRTLVEDMIGWARREGFAAVQFNAVVETNASAVHLYEDLGFRTIGIAPGAFRHPIEGDVGLRIMWLDLHDETPPG
- a CDS encoding DUF1801 domain-containing protein; translated protein: MEPTGNDVAGLIARATPAIRRRDAETLTALMQEISGREPATWGTIIGFGSCHYRYPTGTQGDTGLLGFAPRKTSTTIYLLDGTDAHAEALAQLGPHTTGVSCVYIKDLEQIDLDVLRGILERSLAWAESGGTDEVRIEVTS
- a CDS encoding HhH-GPD-type base excision DNA repair protein, whose translation is MALHITGDTAADELLTDNPLALLVGMLLDQQVPMETAFAGPLKIEQRTGATDAAAIAGMAPDEFLEAFQQTPAVHRFPGSMATRVQTLCQTLVDDWGGDASALWTRPSTGSGTQPSGAEVLKRLKSLPGFGEQKAKIFLALLGKQYGFTGAGWREAAGVYGEEGSYRSVADIVSPESLTKVREHKKAMKLAAKEAKA
- a CDS encoding glutamyl-tRNA reductase encodes the protein MLLCVTASHKTASFELLERLSRTPDDVASTLVDMTPCVQGAVVLATCNRFEAYVEMDEPVTAAGAIGVEAVLEAVEATTGVAAAEFDGAYAVHSGRRVAEHLFSVASGLESVVSGEGEIAGQVRRALKSARKDGTTSPELERLFQRASQAQRKVKNVTALGRAGRSLVRLALELADSRIADWSAERVLLVGTGAYAAVTLATLRERGAVDISVYSPSGRAEVFAAKHGIRPISAAEYARTAAHSSLLITCTTATEPVLGPEHLQHPVGVAATGCPVGPHTQLVVDLGMPRNVDPAVGTLDGVALLDLETIRLHAPLEELQATDAARSVVREAADTFHVVGARQSVTPSVVALRTHMFSLLESEIARARARGDEDGRVEQALRHLTGVLLHTPTTRAHELAAAGRADDFAAALGALYGIDPVEPAAEQGPESSIA